From Salinirubellus salinus, the proteins below share one genomic window:
- a CDS encoding 50S ribosomal protein L18 → MATGPRYKVPMRRRREARTNYHQRLRLLKSGKPRLVARKSNRHVRAQLILAGPQGDETVAAASSEDLSEYGWEAPTSNLPAAYLTGLLAGVRAVEAGLEEAVLDIGLNTATPGNQVFAVQEGAIDAGLEVPHNDDVFAEWERTRGEHIAEYAEMQDGLYSGDFDAATLPEHFDEVRERIMEETA, encoded by the coding sequence ATGGCGACCGGACCCCGGTACAAGGTGCCGATGCGGCGTCGGCGCGAGGCCCGGACCAACTACCACCAGCGGTTGCGCCTGCTGAAATCCGGCAAACCCCGCCTGGTCGCTCGAAAGAGCAACCGGCACGTCAGGGCGCAGCTGATACTCGCGGGCCCGCAGGGTGACGAGACGGTGGCGGCCGCGTCCAGCGAGGACCTGTCGGAGTACGGCTGGGAGGCACCGACCTCGAACCTCCCGGCGGCGTACCTGACGGGACTGCTCGCCGGTGTGCGTGCCGTCGAGGCCGGTCTCGAGGAGGCGGTCCTCGACATCGGACTGAACACGGCCACCCCCGGCAATCAGGTGTTCGCGGTGCAGGAGGGTGCCATCGACGCGGGGCTCGAGGTCCCGCACAACGACGACGTGTTCGCGGAGTGGGAACGCACGCGCGGTGAGCACATCGCCGAGTACGCCGAGATGCAGGACGGCCTGTACAGCGGCGACTTCGACGCGGCCACGCTCCCCGAGCACTTCGACGAGGTACGAGAGCGAATCATGGAGGAGACAGCATGA
- a CDS encoding 50S ribosomal protein L19e, producing the protein MTDLRAQRRLAADVLGVGKNRVRFDDDAQADIADAITREDIRELVDEGAIRAETARGNSRGRARERQQKRAYGHRKGAGSRKGKAGGRQNKKQDWQSRIRAQRKALKSHRDEGGLDRSAYRELYNMASGGEFDSVADLERYMRNNYDYDVDALGGEN; encoded by the coding sequence ATGACTGACCTGCGAGCACAGCGGCGACTGGCCGCGGACGTCCTGGGTGTCGGGAAGAACCGCGTCCGGTTCGACGACGACGCGCAGGCGGACATCGCGGACGCCATCACGCGTGAGGACATCCGCGAACTCGTCGACGAGGGTGCCATCCGGGCCGAGACGGCCCGCGGCAACTCCCGTGGACGGGCCCGCGAGCGACAGCAGAAGCGAGCGTACGGCCACCGCAAGGGTGCCGGCTCCCGCAAGGGGAAGGCCGGTGGTCGGCAGAACAAGAAGCAGGACTGGCAGAGCCGCATCCGCGCGCAGCGGAAGGCCCTGAAGTCCCACCGCGACGAGGGCGGCCTCGACCGCTCGGCCTACCGCGAGCTGTACAACATGGCCTCGGGTGGCGAGTTCGACTCCGTCGCGGACCTGGAACGATACATGCGGAACAACTACGACTACGACGTCGACGCACTGGGAGGTGAGAACTGA
- a CDS encoding 50S ribosomal protein L32e → MADDEPQELTDISGVGPAKAEALEEAGYETVEDVKRASQSDLAEVSGIGNALAARIKADVGGLEVSEETEAEVEDEEPEVEDEELDEDVETEHVPKYVSAELTEKTPDLSEREQRLLTERRTIGKPQFFRQDYHKKKRTPTSWRRPRGGLSKQRKGLKSRGPKVEAGFRTPKAVRGLHPSGFEDVLVHNLDDLEAIDPETQAARIASTVGGRKRATLEEEADEAGIRVLNPTYHETEVEQ, encoded by the coding sequence ATGGCGGACGACGAGCCGCAGGAACTGACCGACATCAGCGGCGTCGGCCCGGCGAAGGCCGAGGCGCTGGAGGAGGCGGGCTACGAGACCGTTGAGGACGTCAAGCGTGCCTCCCAGTCCGACCTCGCGGAGGTCTCCGGCATCGGCAACGCGCTCGCCGCGCGTATCAAGGCCGACGTCGGTGGCCTCGAGGTCTCCGAGGAGACCGAGGCAGAGGTCGAGGACGAGGAGCCGGAGGTCGAGGACGAGGAACTCGACGAGGACGTCGAGACCGAACACGTCCCGAAGTACGTCTCCGCCGAGCTGACGGAGAAGACGCCGGACCTCAGCGAGCGCGAGCAGCGCCTGCTGACCGAGCGTCGGACCATCGGCAAGCCGCAGTTCTTCCGGCAGGACTACCACAAGAAGAAGCGGACGCCGACGTCGTGGCGCCGCCCGCGTGGTGGTCTCTCGAAGCAGCGCAAGGGCCTCAAATCGCGTGGCCCGAAGGTCGAGGCCGGCTTCCGGACGCCGAAGGCGGTCCGGGGCCTGCACCCCTCCGGGTTCGAGGACGTGCTCGTGCACAACCTCGACGACCTGGAGGCGATCGACCCGGAGACGCAGGCGGCCCGCATCGCCAGCACCGTCGGTGGTCGCAAGCGCGCGACCCTCGAGGAGGAGGCCGACGAGGCCGGTATCCGGGTGCTGAACCCCACCTACCACGAGACGGAGGTTGAACAATGA
- a CDS encoding 50S ribosomal protein L6, with the protein MSEETRIEVPDDVDASVDHLDVTVSGPEGSVTRRLWFPDVTVDVEGDAVVITAGATDAKTNATVGTFESHVRNMIHGVTEGWEYKMEVFYSHFPMQVRAEDGEVVIENFLGERHPRRVTIRGDTQVDVDGEELTISGPSIEDVGQTAASIEQMTRVNDKDTRVFQDGVYITEKPQRGEA; encoded by the coding sequence ATGAGTGAAGAAACACGAATCGAGGTTCCGGACGACGTGGACGCGAGCGTCGACCACCTCGACGTGACCGTCTCCGGACCGGAAGGCAGCGTCACCCGCCGCCTCTGGTTCCCGGACGTGACGGTCGACGTCGAGGGCGACGCGGTCGTCATCACGGCCGGAGCCACCGACGCGAAGACGAACGCCACAGTCGGAACGTTCGAGAGCCACGTGCGCAACATGATCCACGGTGTGACCGAGGGCTGGGAGTACAAGATGGAGGTCTTCTACTCACACTTCCCGATGCAGGTCCGCGCCGAGGACGGCGAGGTCGTCATCGAGAACTTCCTCGGCGAGCGCCACCCCCGTCGTGTCACCATCCGTGGTGACACGCAGGTGGACGTCGACGGCGAGGAACTCACCATCTCGGGCCCGTCCATCGAGGACGTGGGCCAGACGGCCGCGAGCATCGAGCAGATGACCCGCGTGAACGACAAGGACACCCGCGTGTTCCAGGACGGCGTCTACATCACGGAGAAGCCCCAGCGAGGTGAGGCCTGA
- a CDS encoding 30S ribosomal protein S8, giving the protein MADNDPLASALSGIDNAERVGHLTQTVEPASNVIGSILEVFYDRGYIDGFTRVEDGKAGKFEVELKGAINQCGAVKPRYSAGADEYEKWEKRFLPARDYGTLVVTTSSGIMSHYEAREQGIGGQVLAYVY; this is encoded by the coding sequence ATGGCGGACAACGACCCACTGGCCAGCGCGCTCTCGGGTATCGACAACGCGGAGCGCGTCGGCCACCTGACCCAGACCGTTGAGCCCGCCTCGAACGTCATCGGCTCCATCCTCGAGGTCTTCTACGACCGCGGGTACATCGACGGGTTCACCCGCGTCGAGGACGGCAAGGCCGGCAAGTTCGAGGTCGAACTGAAAGGCGCCATCAACCAGTGTGGCGCGGTCAAGCCCCGGTACTCCGCGGGCGCCGACGAGTACGAGAAGTGGGAGAAGCGGTTCCTCCCCGCCCGCGACTACGGGACGCTCGTCGTGACCACCTCCTCGGGCATCATGAGCCACTACGAGGCCCGCGAACAGGGCATCGGTGGCCAGGTGCTCGCCTACGTATACTGA
- a CDS encoding 30S ribosomal protein S14, translating to MSESETETETGEQVAKRTGDVQECQRCGREQGLVGKYDIWLCRQCFREIARGMGFKKYS from the coding sequence ATGAGCGAGAGCGAGACAGAAACCGAGACCGGAGAGCAGGTGGCCAAGCGAACCGGCGACGTCCAGGAGTGCCAGCGCTGCGGGCGCGAGCAGGGACTCGTCGGCAAGTACGACATCTGGCTCTGCCGACAGTGCTTCCGCGAGATCGCTCGCGGGATGGGCTTCAAGAAGTACAGCTAA